A stretch of DNA from Montipora capricornis isolate CH-2021 chromosome 1, ASM3666992v2, whole genome shotgun sequence:
GTGTATATGGCAAAGTGACCAATTGTGATATTTTACCTGGATACAAAACCGATCATTCCATGATTACCCTTAGTTTAGGTGTCACGGAAAATCGCAGAGGACCGAGCCTATGGAAACTTAACACCTCTTTCCTGACAGATATAGAGTATATAAATAGGATCAAAATGGTCATCAAACATGACAATAACGTTGATGATGCCTTGCTCTGGGAAATGATTAAACTTTAAGTCAGGGAGGCATCAATTTTTtatggaaaagaaaaagctGCCTCTAGGAGAAGAGAAGAAAACAGACTTTACGCAAATTTAACAtacttggagaaaaaaattgaagagcCATTGCCCCCTCAGTTGAAAGAAGAATTTAGCCAACAGTTGATCGAGGCAAAAGAAAACATAGAAAAAATCTACGAATATAAAACTAAGGGTGCTATCCTGCGGTCCAAAAGTCGTTGGTACAATGAAGGTGAGAAAAGCTCTAAGTATTTTTTTAAGTCAACTCCGTCGAGCCAATAACTCACCTTTATCCTCTGACCGTGAAATTCTTCAAGAATGTGTGAATTTCTGTAGAGAGCTATATAGCAgtaaaacaacacaaaataGTCAAGAAGACCTTGGGTTCTTCCCAGGAGCAAATTGCGTGAGGTTGGATGAGGACGGCAAAGCGTCTTGGAATGACATTTTTATCCTCTTTGTGAACGCCATCAACTGCTCTGTCCAAAAAGGGCAACTCTCCGTGACCCAGAGGCAAggaataattttttctttttccaaagaaagacaaaaatcCTCTTTTCCTAAAGAACTGGAGGCCAATTACTCTTTTAAACTGTGACTAAAAAATTGTATCGAAAGCGATAGGAAATCGAATGAAACAGGTACTCACTGAAATTATTAACAATGACCAGAGGGGGTTTTTAAAAGGCACTCCGTTGCAGAAAATATTTTACTAATTGACGGAATAATAAATTTTCCGTAGAAATGAATAAACCAGGTTTGTTGATGTTTGTAGATTTCGAACAGGCATTCGATTCGATCGAGTAGGCCTTTATAGAAAGAGCTCTCGTTCATTTTAATTTCGGTCCCTCGTTGTTGACCtggtttaaattattttataatgtgTCGATTGCTATCCAAAATAACGGTTGGGTCTCAGAGCACTTCACTGTAAGTAGAGGGGTAAGACAAGGGTTAGCAGTCGAGATATTTGCCAACTTTATAAGGACAGACAATGACTTAAAGGGGTTTGAAACTAATGGGATCGAACACAGACTAAGCCAATATGCCGACGATACGACAATAATACTCGATGGCTCAGACGGTTCCTTTCTACATGCAATAGAGGTTTTGGACAGATTTCACATGATCTCTGGGCTTAAAGTAAATTTCGAGGAGACCAAAGTGCTTTGGGTAGGTTCAGCAAAAGAGAGGGGACCTATACAGTATGACGAGCCAGATATCTCCTGGGTGAAAGGAAAAGTTTTTGCATTGGGCGTTTGGTTCGCAGCAGACAGAAATGTAATGCTTCGTTCCAATTATGACGAGAGGATCACGAAAATAAAGAATGTGATCGAATTGTGGCAGTTCAGAAGGCTTACTTTAATTGGCAAAATAACTCTCATTAAAAGTCTTCTGGTTTCCGAACTTGTCTATATTCTAATACTTCTACCCACCTCCATGGAGGCATTACAAAAGGTCAATAAACTCCTTTTTGATTTTCCTTGGAACAGCAAAGGCGACAAGATTAAAAGAACAGTTATAATCAAGGACTACAATGAGACGAGATTGATAGTGCCCTATCTCAGGCTGCCAGAGAAAGATTTTAAGAAAACCGAAAATGCTTATTTCAATCAACCTCCCACCGTTTACGAAACAGATCACATGGTGAAGGTGGAGGTGAGTAGGAATTTCAACACCACGAATGATCCAAACGGTGTCGGCATCGATTTCCAGAAATgattaaattgcaaaataaCATGCCAGGTCAATTTGGAATAGCGTTCGTGTTGGACAACGATTTGCGTGGCGATGGTAATTTAGGAAGAAAGAAAATTCCATTTTTGCGAAATGGAATCGTCAAATTTCAGATCATCATGGTATCCCTCGAAAACGAGTAAGATTGTCTATTCAACTTCTAGTCTTGTGCACCCGTTGGTGACTAAAGAGTCCAATTCTAGAGTGGCACGCTTTGCCACAGGCGGGGCAGATGTAGGAGGCCTGCTGCGACAAAGCAGGGGCAGCTTCTCGTTCTTTACGGCGTTGGCGTTTTTCCTCCGCTTTCTGACGCCGCTCTTTCTCAAATAGCGCCACGCTCTCCCGGACTGCATGTCTCCATCTGGGTCTGTCACATGCCAGATCTTCCCAGGTCGTCAGACCAATGTGGCACACCTTAACCATGGGTGGACAGCCCATCTTTAAAAAAGGACCGATGGATTGGCATGACTGTGAATAGAAAATTATGTGACTTTTGGGGTAAGGAAGGTAATCCCTTGCTCCACAACAGCTGCATTCAAGACTGGCAAAAACTTGCAGATGGTCCAAAATGGGCCTGGATAATACTGAACCCAGACGCAAACGGCAGAATGCACCACATAAATAAGTTGGATTCGCAGGTAGAGATCACCATGTGGAGTGATGAAGCGGTTTCAAAATTGCGAGTTCTCATATTCTGGTTAGAGCCCGAAATATTCATGTGTCACAACTCGGTCAATAAAGATTGGAGTGGGCCTTGGCATCAGCTCACGGCCGCCATTTACGAGCAATACCCCAAGTGTTATAATAACGAAGATGATCTATTGGGTGGGTGaagagccaaaaaaaaaaaaccaatcatGCATGATACAATACAATTGAGAAGAGCGTGTTTAACAGACAAAGATATTTCTAGATATTTTAGAGGAGTATTTGGTGCCGATGAATTAGATCTAAATGGTCTAGTGAAAGACACGCAATCCACCTGGGCTATCATCTTGAATACAGACCCCATCTCAAAACCGGGCCAACACAGGGTTGCTGTGGTAAAAAAGGCCTGAGAGAgaacattgtttatttttcgATTCGTACGTTCATCGGCCGGTGGATTACCATCTGATGTTATGGAGCAGTTTCACTGGTGTTGTCATGACGTGAAAGATTTTAGCACCATGTGCGGTgattattgttaatttttttaaaaattattttctagAACCGAATGATGAAATTAGATTTTTCTGTACCAGATAAATATTTAGACGAAGGTGATGACGAAGCCAATGATCGGCGCTTTATACGTGATACGGTTCACACGTGGTATCCAAAaatttaaataatgaaaaagacACAAGTACTTGTAAACATCTAAAGCACAGAAAATAAGTAGTACGGTGGACTGACAGATTTTGAAAAACTAGCAAAAATAAAGACTTCTTTTCGTTTTATAAATCAACGTTGTAAACCTAAGTGTTATCTTGAATGATGTTAAAGAGTAGAACAAAAAAATACGGCTCatttgagtgtttttttttttgccacacGATGTAAAAATGACGAAAAACCCATTTAAGGGTCTTCTGtcatttttactttaaaaagtCCCAGGCGTGTGTGTGTAGTCCAACCCAGTACCCAAACGAGGCCGATATTCAAAATAGCGCATTCGAGTTCAAGAGACTTCAATTCAAGAAAGATGGAAAGTTTATGGGACGTCCTTCCACCAGAGCTCCAAGAATGtattttgaagaagaagacgaagctAGAGCAGAGAGATAAAAAACGAACCCTGGTGGGGGAGATTAGtgagtttattttattttattttttgtctacAATTCTTATCTTATTATCTTATTTTTTCTCCTAGAAAACCTAGCCATCTGTCTGTGGAAAGGCCATGCAGTCGTCCCTTACACGAATCGACCCTGTACAGCTTCTCAAAAACATTTCCTTTGTACCAGATGCAATTCATCTCACCACGTGGGAAGTCAGCGGCTTTACACTTACagtggttaaaagatttgtaaaattaaattaaagagTTGTATATATAAATCAAAGATTATAAACCTATATGTTACTTCGAGTGATTCattaaagagagaaaaaaaatggcaagTCATTCTAGTGCTTTAGAAATGATTTTAGCGGAAAATTTAAGTTTCTGCGACAACGAAGATAAATCTCCCAAAACATTTTTCTCCTCACACGATTTGGAAAAGACGAAACCTTAAAGATACGTTCTCCAGGCACGTATTATTTCATAGGAGGCACCATGGCGGGTAAAACGGCTAAAATTCTACTTCATAGCCACAATATATTACACGGCGCCGTTAAAAACGAAAATGGTGAATGGAAACAAGACACTTCCTTCGACAATATTCATTATTTTAAGGGATCCGTGTGGCAATCACGACCTTTCGACACACTAGAAAAAGAAGCCGGTATGGAATTTTACTCTACTTTCCCTACTAAACGATAAATCGaagaactggtacaaaataataataaaaaaacaaacaacaaccaTATTAATATTTGATGATTGGATGAATCAACTCTAGAAGAGCGACGATATGATAGATGTTTTGACCAAAATGGTACATCATTTAAATCTATTAGTATTCATCACACAACAAGCGCTCTACCCTTGTTCGATAAATGCCACTTCATTACGATCTCAAGCGTCtggattttatttctttcattttccggCAGAACATTGCGTCAATGGTTCCATAATTTTTTACAGATAAACAAGATGTGAACGTTTTACTAGAATACTATAAATCGAAGATAGCCAGCCGAGGTGGTTACGTATTCATATATCTACACCCAGAACAGTCCATACAAGATAGTTTTTGGTCGTTCATAACACCAGAGGAAGGGTTAACAGAACGTTTTAATCTTTAAATCGAAATCTTTTAGGACAGTAAcgattttaaaaacaaaagaacagtcaCCGTTTTCCGACCATATCAGAAAGACTATCAGGAATACAGGGGTGATGATGTACATAAATTAGTTTGTTATTTTCGTGACGATATTACCGGTCAAATCGTACTTAAAGAGCGTGTATTTCCGAACGAGAGGCATTCGTGAAGCGATTTTATAAACACTCATAAATGAGCGAAAGCGAATATTCTTCACCAAATGAGATATTTGACGAGTATTGGCCAGAAATATAAGACTTCATTAATAATGACAAGCCATTACCAAACGAAACACTACCTCATGTGGCATTGGCCTTATTCTTTTACAATAACGGAAAACACCAGGTATTGATaaaagccagaaaaaaagtGTGGCATTTAAAGCTTTTTCACGGTATCAGAACAAGTGGACGAATCGAAGATCGGCTCTGTTAAAGAGTAAACGTCTGGCAAGAGCAGTAGGCAAATATCTCTTGGCAAAAGTGGGACACTTTAAACCCGATATTGATAATGACGAGTAACACTTGTGGTAAGAAAGCATGGTTAATTACTGAAGACAATTTCGAACAAATATCGTGGCTATCTAAACATTTACgccaagaaagaaaacaaaaattaggaGAAGAAAAATACCAAATGGGTGATGGACGATCCTAAGGGTTTTACACCGATTAAAGCCGAGATAGCTGATGATTATTTGATGCCAGTATTTGTTAACGAACCATATCGCGTAGTAAACACACGTTTCCCAAGCGAGTTTGGAGGAATATAAATATAAACACataaaaaacactgaaaaaagaGCCAATGACCCCTATGCCACAAAACATATGCTGTTACACGGCCATTTCTTTTTCGAATGCGGTTGGTACGTGAAAAAAGACGGTGGCACTAAATGCAATTTTGGTTTAGCGGCAAATGTGCAAGGAAATTACGGAAAAGATTTGACTAAGGGTTACATAAAATTCGTACGCTAAAAAGGACAGGCTTATGTCAAACAAACTAATACTTTTCACTGGGGATATTAACGCGAATTAGAGGACAAAAACGatttaaatcaaaatcaaaatcaaaaaacTCACCGTGGCTGCTACGGTTTTACTTTACTGTCCCAAAGaagataaacaaatattttacgatcaatgtctttctttttttaatttactgcATAGGACTCACTTATTGAGCACTTTATTGATGGGAAACGTTTATTCGAAACACAAATGCAATCCATGGATAACAAACTAAAAGAAATTTTTGAGCTCATGTTAAACATTGGTGATGTGAtttgtaaaaaataattttttattttaaaatggggaacttgtttcttttgtttagtacCAACTAAATATGATTTATTTGGtgtcttgttttgttgtttatcgTGTAGAAAGGAAGGTCGATTAATTGAATTTCGTTATATAGGTGAttaaaaattttttattttttatttttaagatgGCTTATTATCTAATCTTCTCTTGTGTAGACAAGCATTTCACATATTGAAAGATAGATTGGATTATATTTTT
This window harbors:
- the LOC138058292 gene encoding uncharacterized protein, with protein sequence MISGLKVNFEETKVLWVGSAKERGPIQYDEPDISWVKGKVFALGVWFAADRNVMLRSNYDERITKIKNVIELWQFRRLTLIGKITLIKSLLVSELVYILILLPTSMEALQKVNKLLFDFPWNSKGDKIKRTVIIKDYNETRLIVPYLRLPEKDFKKTENAYFNQPPTVYETDHMVKVEVSRNFNTTNDPNGVGIDFQK